From a region of the Roseivirga sp. 4D4 genome:
- a CDS encoding aminotransferase class V-fold PLP-dependent enzyme, whose amino-acid sequence MLELLKSISRIGDQLLPKNPYKSFISKYPAFQQTHHIDELRSNDFKRLDEQEHTYLDFTGGQLFGESQVRKHHDFLCNTILGNPHSINPSSALAEEHIQATRRKVLDYFNAHDDYICVFTSNASAALKIIGECYPFDQQSRLLMTFDNHNSVNGIREFARKKNCPFSYSPLTNELRINEEQLNLELSRRGLNKLFAFPAQSNVSGVKHDLSWISKAQEQGWDVLLDAAAFVPSDELDLQVYQPEFVSLSFYKIFGYPTGLGALLIKKTAYDKLQKPSFAGGTITIVSVQGDGHYLEKQAARFEEGTVNYLDIPAIKFGLEYIEAIGISNIKNRVNSLTGYLVDKLTRLRHANGKPLIEIYGPRNMKGRGGTIALNFFDPDGVMHDFLSLEQQAFERNISIRTGCFCNPGIDETNHQLKADKLKAYFNKEGQKDYFDLIEFIGQKRGAVRVSIGYVTNFNDLETFLLFCKTFLNKKVAL is encoded by the coding sequence ATGTTAGAACTGCTCAAAAGTATCTCCCGCATTGGTGATCAATTACTACCAAAAAATCCATACAAGTCCTTTATCAGTAAATATCCAGCATTCCAACAGACGCATCATATTGATGAATTAAGATCAAATGACTTTAAACGCTTAGATGAACAAGAACACACTTATTTGGACTTCACTGGTGGGCAACTTTTTGGAGAAAGTCAAGTGCGGAAGCATCACGACTTTCTCTGCAACACCATTCTTGGTAATCCGCATTCCATCAACCCCAGTTCAGCTCTTGCCGAGGAACACATACAAGCCACCCGAAGAAAAGTACTGGACTACTTCAATGCACATGATGACTACATATGTGTGTTTACTTCAAATGCCTCAGCAGCCCTAAAAATCATCGGAGAATGTTATCCCTTTGACCAACAAAGCAGGCTCTTAATGACTTTCGATAATCACAATTCTGTCAACGGCATTCGAGAGTTTGCGAGGAAGAAGAACTGTCCTTTTTCATACAGTCCTTTGACCAACGAACTCAGAATAAACGAGGAGCAGCTCAACTTAGAACTATCCAGAAGGGGATTGAACAAGTTATTTGCCTTTCCTGCCCAATCCAATGTATCGGGTGTTAAACATGACCTCAGTTGGATTAGTAAGGCGCAAGAACAAGGTTGGGACGTACTCTTGGATGCTGCGGCATTTGTACCTAGTGACGAGCTGGACCTTCAAGTGTATCAACCTGAATTCGTCTCCCTCTCATTTTATAAAATCTTTGGCTATCCCACGGGGCTAGGTGCTCTACTAATTAAGAAAACAGCTTATGACAAATTGCAAAAACCTTCTTTTGCCGGAGGCACTATTACCATTGTGAGTGTTCAAGGCGATGGTCACTACTTAGAAAAACAAGCAGCACGCTTTGAAGAAGGCACGGTGAATTATTTAGACATTCCAGCGATCAAATTCGGCCTGGAATATATCGAAGCGATAGGCATTTCGAATATTAAAAACCGGGTCAACTCTTTAACCGGGTACTTGGTAGATAAATTAACAAGGCTCAGGCATGCTAACGGAAAACCGCTGATCGAAATCTATGGACCTAGAAATATGAAAGGTCGTGGTGGAACCATTGCCTTGAATTTCTTTGACCCCGATGGTGTAATGCATGACTTTCTGTCTCTCGAGCAACAGGCCTTTGAACGCAACATCTCTATCCGAACAGGATGCTTTTGCAATCCAGGTATAGATGAAACTAATCACCAACTCAAAGCTGATAAACTCAAGGCTTATTTCAATAAAGAAGGCCAAAAAGACTACTTCGATCTGATAGAGTTTATTGGTCAAAAGAGAGGAGCTGTCCGAGTGTCCATTGGCTATGTCACGAATTTCAATGACCTTGAAACATTTTTACTCTTTTGTAAAACCTTTCTAAATAAAAAGGTCGCTTTATAA
- a CDS encoding ABC transporter permease, with product MKTPHKWVLKLIHRICPEELQEGIIGDLIEQYDINRSRSNKFIANWLFIFNGLQFIRLGMLKRRHQYRKPNATSMLLSYLKTTFRNIRKQSAYYCFNYIGLTLGLTCCALAILYVRYELSYDDFHHEPKNTYRVTGEINNRAWFPSIQDIYAERLMNGTFPEIKKVAKFRRTPQQFAIYGDQRLPTRTLVTNPGSELFDILNLESSEGNPKEMLAEPNSIVMTESSANALLGDSPHLGKIIKWDSLTLKVSGILEDIPDNSHLTFNALIAADIQFYGVFTYMILEDDTDLNALEEKIVSLDIPDNQFPIKEIALQPIEAIHLADPLTFELKPPGDKGYLYLFSSVALFILIISCTNYINLSTAIYAGRTKEVAIRKVLGSSKRNLNFQFMSESLLLAFLTLPLVILTVELLLPTFRNFVDVQLNNEFLTSPQHIAMLLVITLSVGLIAGIYPVVAMNRFSPLKLFRGKNFVGSHKMSLRKILLTIQFTLLIFLSAGAYFINQQLRFIRHKDLGFAKEGIIKVSNAYNIRSGEQYNAIKTQSLSSPHVLGFTTGMPPGTENYGLPYQAEGHEIRNDALSFGTDPDFFEVMEVEGVSGEFFEKGPMDLPRLSLLVNEKFVETMDWKDPIGKTITLSPGRNNQRDRIVAGVFKDYHTLSLHNEVVPQFIFVRNGLASPSENIMVKINMKNIRSSLEAIEKAWYSVLPDVPIEYEFMEEDIQAAYVQEQRVGRLSVILSTLAVLLAIMGLVGLAAYMAQLRIREVGIRKVLGASTRQIMLLLNREFTMLVVLSTIIGGALCYYMLGAWLDTFAYRTSIDILVFPAIGALIFIVTFLTVSAQSAGAALQNPVKALRHE from the coding sequence ATGAAAACACCTCACAAATGGGTTCTTAAATTAATTCATAGGATATGCCCTGAAGAATTACAAGAGGGTATCATAGGAGACCTCATTGAACAGTATGATATCAATAGGAGTCGCTCAAATAAGTTCATCGCCAACTGGCTATTCATTTTCAATGGACTTCAATTTATCAGGTTGGGCATGCTCAAAAGGAGACATCAATATCGAAAACCAAACGCAACATCCATGCTTCTTAGTTATCTCAAAACCACCTTCAGAAATATTCGAAAACAGTCTGCATATTATTGCTTCAATTACATCGGGCTCACTTTGGGGTTGACTTGTTGTGCTTTGGCCATATTATATGTTCGGTACGAACTCAGTTATGACGATTTTCATCATGAACCCAAAAACACGTATCGTGTTACGGGCGAAATTAACAACCGAGCATGGTTCCCTTCTATTCAGGATATATATGCCGAAAGGCTCATGAATGGTACTTTTCCTGAGATCAAGAAAGTCGCAAAGTTTAGGAGAACACCCCAGCAATTTGCCATTTATGGAGATCAACGCCTACCTACTCGCACTTTAGTCACCAATCCTGGGTCTGAATTATTCGACATCTTGAATTTAGAATCCTCAGAAGGCAATCCAAAAGAAATGCTAGCTGAACCTAATTCCATTGTAATGACAGAAAGTTCAGCGAATGCATTGTTGGGAGATTCTCCACATCTCGGCAAGATCATTAAATGGGATTCGCTAACACTTAAAGTGAGCGGCATTCTGGAAGACATACCCGACAATAGCCATTTGACTTTCAATGCCCTCATTGCAGCTGACATACAGTTTTACGGAGTCTTCACTTATATGATATTGGAAGATGATACGGACCTCAATGCGCTGGAGGAGAAAATTGTCTCATTAGATATCCCTGACAATCAGTTCCCAATTAAAGAAATCGCACTTCAACCCATTGAGGCAATTCACCTGGCTGATCCACTTACTTTTGAACTAAAACCACCAGGTGACAAAGGCTACCTCTATTTATTTTCCAGTGTGGCCCTCTTCATACTCATCATTTCTTGCACCAACTATATCAATTTATCCACAGCAATCTATGCAGGGCGCACAAAGGAAGTAGCCATCAGAAAGGTTTTGGGCAGCTCAAAAAGGAATCTCAATTTCCAATTTATGTCAGAATCGTTATTGCTAGCATTTCTCACTTTGCCGCTTGTGATACTGACGGTAGAGCTATTACTTCCAACATTCAGGAATTTTGTAGATGTACAACTGAACAACGAATTTTTAACCTCTCCCCAACACATAGCCATGCTGCTGGTGATCACACTCTCAGTTGGTCTCATAGCCGGTATTTATCCAGTTGTTGCTATGAACCGATTCTCACCCCTGAAGCTTTTTCGAGGTAAAAACTTTGTTGGATCGCATAAAATGTCATTGAGGAAAATATTGCTTACCATTCAATTCACTTTACTCATCTTCTTAAGTGCTGGAGCCTATTTTATAAATCAACAGCTTCGTTTCATACGTCACAAAGACCTCGGCTTTGCCAAAGAAGGCATCATCAAAGTTTCAAATGCTTACAACATTAGATCAGGGGAGCAATACAATGCGATTAAGACCCAAAGCTTATCAAGTCCGCATGTTCTCGGCTTCACAACAGGTATGCCTCCTGGGACAGAGAATTATGGACTGCCTTATCAGGCAGAAGGGCATGAAATAAGAAACGATGCGCTATCCTTCGGCACCGATCCGGACTTTTTTGAAGTAATGGAAGTAGAAGGAGTATCAGGAGAATTTTTCGAAAAAGGACCTATGGACTTACCAAGGCTTTCTCTTCTAGTTAATGAAAAATTTGTAGAAACAATGGATTGGAAAGACCCAATTGGAAAGACCATCACGCTCAGCCCAGGTCGAAACAATCAAAGAGATAGAATAGTAGCGGGCGTCTTCAAAGATTACCATACCCTTTCGCTACACAATGAAGTAGTCCCTCAATTCATTTTTGTCAGAAACGGATTGGCAAGCCCTTCTGAAAACATAATGGTCAAAATTAACATGAAGAACATTCGATCCTCCTTAGAAGCTATTGAGAAAGCCTGGTACTCGGTGTTGCCTGATGTCCCCATTGAGTACGAATTCATGGAAGAAGATATTCAGGCTGCATATGTTCAAGAGCAAAGGGTAGGAAGGCTCAGTGTAATCTTAAGCACCTTAGCCGTGCTCCTAGCCATCATGGGTCTAGTAGGCCTTGCCGCCTATATGGCGCAACTCAGAATAAGGGAAGTTGGTATTCGAAAGGTTCTCGGGGCATCCACAAGGCAGATCATGCTCCTTCTAAATAGAGAGTTCACAATGTTGGTGGTTCTGTCAACCATCATTGGTGGAGCTTTATGTTATTATATGCTGGGAGCTTGGTTAGATACCTTTGCCTATCGAACGTCCATAGATATACTGGTATTCCCGGCAATAGGAGCCCTAATCTTTATCGTTACCTTTTTGACAGTCAGTGCTCAGTCTGCAGGAGCCGCTCTCCAAAACCCTGTAAAGGCACTTAGACATGAATAA
- a CDS encoding sensor histidine kinase produces the protein MNLSKKSIGLVIGLATIALLGLSMIQVKNLNSSMETHKQIFLQKVDLCSGMIGERFSKTPAYAELLHKAAQRVKKNGGLNDPEVDQQLRTLIDGVFETYSLNLSYEYAVYEHSKTRREDGLYSFVLGDEGSSLDFELASCENPQERGHSWTVLTCSNGNDQDGEYHLAVFFPSQDSYVFAQSSGALILSIVFIVLLLCCFAYTLVIIQRQKKLSVIKNDFINNLTHEFKTPIASISLATSMLKRDSVDENERKKANYLGLIEHESKRLEGQVDKVLQIAMIDSGNFSLNKKELDVHEAITKVVESMQLVVSKRKGSIELNLNASHSIVMADETHLVNVIYNLVDNASKYTVDVPTISIKTFDSESGIEIIIKDNGIGIGEEIQKYIFDKFYRAESGNLHNVKGFGLGLSYVKKIIEAHSGNIGLTSKVNQGSEFRMYFPSV, from the coding sequence ATGAACTTATCAAAGAAATCCATCGGCTTGGTTATCGGCTTGGCCACTATTGCGCTTCTGGGCTTATCTATGATTCAAGTCAAGAACTTGAATTCATCCATGGAGACGCATAAGCAGATTTTTTTGCAGAAAGTTGACCTCTGTTCTGGGATGATTGGTGAACGCTTCTCCAAGACTCCAGCCTATGCTGAACTTTTGCACAAGGCTGCACAGCGCGTGAAGAAAAATGGGGGGCTAAACGATCCGGAAGTGGATCAACAACTCAGAACTCTGATTGATGGGGTTTTTGAGACATACTCGTTGAATCTTTCCTATGAGTACGCTGTCTACGAGCACTCTAAAACACGAAGAGAAGATGGCCTTTATAGCTTTGTGCTGGGAGACGAGGGGAGCAGTTTGGATTTTGAACTGGCCAGCTGTGAAAATCCTCAAGAGAGAGGACATTCATGGACTGTACTAACATGCTCAAATGGTAATGACCAGGACGGTGAGTATCATTTGGCTGTATTCTTTCCGAGCCAGGACTCCTATGTTTTTGCACAATCCAGCGGGGCTTTGATCCTCTCTATTGTCTTCATTGTGCTTTTGCTTTGCTGTTTTGCCTACACACTAGTCATTATCCAACGCCAGAAAAAGCTTTCTGTCATAAAGAATGATTTCATCAATAACCTTACGCATGAGTTTAAGACACCTATTGCATCTATCTCATTGGCAACCAGTATGCTAAAGCGCGATTCGGTCGATGAGAATGAAAGGAAAAAGGCGAATTACCTAGGCCTAATCGAACATGAAAGTAAACGCCTGGAAGGTCAGGTCGATAAAGTGCTTCAAATCGCTATGATTGACTCTGGTAATTTCTCTCTGAACAAAAAGGAATTGGATGTTCATGAGGCGATCACCAAAGTTGTCGAGAGTATGCAACTCGTAGTGAGCAAGCGTAAGGGTAGTATAGAACTCAACCTTAATGCCAGCCATTCCATCGTAATGGCAGACGAAACTCATTTAGTCAATGTGATCTACAACCTGGTAGATAATGCCTCGAAATATACAGTCGATGTACCGACAATTTCTATTAAGACTTTCGACAGTGAAAGCGGTATTGAAATAATCATTAAGGACAATGGTATTGGGATCGGGGAGGAGATTCAAAAATACATTTTTGACAAATTCTATAGAGCAGAATCAGGGAATCTCCATAATGTGAAGGGCTTCGGTTTGGGATTGAGCTATGTAAAAAAGATAATTGAGGCACATAGTGGGAATATTGGGTTGACTAGTAAGGTAAACCAAGGCAGCGAATTTAGAATGTACTTTCCTTCAGTATGA
- a CDS encoding mucoidy inhibitor MuiA family protein — MRTSALLMVMFMGVYFAHGQSDIESKLISAKVYTQGAELKRSATLNLKKGKNEFKLSKLSANLDPKTIQVSGEDITILSVRHEKDFIETNTPEKVEKLLAQKQSLMDKIEVLDMKVFVLKKEAELLSKNMKVIGTEGTNGEDYQKALEYFSKKFEVNTNKGFDLKLEIRNLKKEVNEIDKQINSYNVEEDEPTSNIFLVINSEKDMKRDIKISYAVSEAGWFPAYDIRATTVNHPLSLTYKARVFQNTGIDWKEVKLTLSSGNLEVSGTAPALIPHFLGRNNRREYVYSGRGNVSGRISGSDDGLPLPQVSVFVKGTTLGTATDANGYYNLQVPNGYNSLVYRYLGYVTEEIAIQGRPIINLSLVPDATSLGEVVVTGVAAATPEKKLTFSVGKINMDDEYVYSGNSGNTLNGRVAGVKVRQASESMNPTFQIRGASQLRAPRRENNPLPVNQINYQTTFVYEIEHPYDIPSTGQPEVVDIQTLEVNANYIYSTSPKARENAYLVAEIPEWEKLKLLDGESNLYFEESFVGKSIIDTNIGKDTLDISLGKDEGIVVSRKRLKEFEKQKFFSNKKRDERKFEITIVNTKSTDININVYDQIPVVPNKDYKVIADDLAEAKIDKETGLLTWHIKLNPGEKKVIQFSYSVEYPKYMDLDID, encoded by the coding sequence ATGAGAACTTCAGCATTACTAATGGTAATGTTCATGGGCGTCTATTTTGCCCATGGACAATCAGACATCGAATCCAAATTAATCTCAGCCAAAGTTTATACACAAGGGGCCGAACTAAAACGGTCCGCTACATTAAACCTTAAAAAAGGGAAGAATGAATTTAAGCTGTCCAAACTATCAGCGAACCTGGACCCAAAGACAATTCAGGTAAGCGGAGAAGACATCACAATACTTTCCGTTCGGCATGAAAAGGATTTTATAGAAACCAATACCCCTGAAAAAGTTGAAAAGCTTTTAGCTCAGAAACAGTCTTTGATGGATAAGATTGAAGTGCTGGACATGAAGGTATTCGTCTTAAAAAAAGAAGCCGAATTACTCTCTAAGAACATGAAAGTGATCGGCACTGAGGGCACTAATGGAGAAGACTACCAAAAGGCTTTAGAATACTTTTCAAAGAAGTTCGAAGTCAATACTAATAAGGGCTTTGACTTGAAACTTGAAATTCGAAATCTTAAAAAAGAAGTCAACGAGATTGACAAACAGATCAACTCATATAATGTGGAAGAGGACGAACCTACTTCAAACATTTTTCTGGTGATTAATTCAGAAAAGGACATGAAGCGCGATATCAAGATCAGTTACGCAGTTTCAGAAGCTGGTTGGTTTCCAGCCTACGACATCAGAGCTACTACTGTCAACCATCCTTTGTCTCTCACTTACAAAGCAAGAGTATTCCAGAACACGGGTATTGACTGGAAAGAAGTTAAGCTGACCCTCAGCTCGGGAAACTTGGAAGTTAGTGGTACAGCACCCGCACTGATACCACACTTCTTAGGGAGAAATAATAGAAGAGAATACGTCTATTCTGGACGAGGTAATGTCTCAGGTAGGATCTCTGGCTCGGATGATGGTTTGCCCCTACCACAAGTGAGTGTGTTCGTCAAGGGCACTACTTTAGGCACTGCGACAGACGCTAATGGTTACTATAACCTCCAGGTACCGAACGGATATAATTCGCTGGTATATAGGTATCTCGGATATGTGACTGAAGAAATTGCCATCCAAGGCAGGCCAATTATCAACCTAAGTCTAGTTCCGGATGCCACATCCTTGGGAGAAGTAGTCGTAACTGGAGTTGCAGCGGCCACCCCAGAGAAGAAACTCACTTTTAGCGTGGGCAAAATTAATATGGATGATGAGTATGTCTACTCTGGAAATTCGGGTAACACCCTGAATGGCCGAGTAGCGGGAGTTAAGGTTCGTCAAGCAAGTGAAAGCATGAATCCCACATTCCAAATTCGAGGCGCAAGTCAGCTGAGAGCTCCTAGGCGTGAAAACAATCCATTGCCGGTGAATCAAATAAATTATCAGACCACTTTTGTCTATGAAATTGAGCATCCATATGACATCCCAAGCACCGGCCAACCAGAGGTGGTCGACATTCAAACTTTAGAGGTAAATGCCAACTACATTTACTCTACCAGTCCTAAGGCTAGGGAGAATGCTTATTTGGTAGCCGAAATTCCAGAATGGGAGAAATTGAAACTGTTAGATGGCGAATCGAATCTCTACTTTGAAGAGAGCTTTGTAGGTAAATCGATCATTGACACCAACATTGGTAAAGACACGCTTGATATCTCTTTAGGAAAGGATGAAGGGATTGTGGTTAGTCGAAAGCGCTTGAAAGAATTCGAAAAACAGAAGTTCTTCAGCAATAAGAAGCGAGATGAACGAAAATTCGAAATAACAATCGTAAACACTAAGTCAACTGACATCAACATTAATGTTTACGACCAAATACCCGTAGTGCCTAACAAGGACTATAAAGTTATCGCTGATGACTTGGCAGAAGCCAAGATTGACAAGGAAACGGGTTTATTAACCTGGCACATCAAGCTAAATCCTGGAGAGAAAAAGGTGATTCAATTCAGCTATAGTGTTGAATACCCTAAGTACATGGATTTGGATATTGACTAA
- a CDS encoding PadR family transcriptional regulator, translating to MKGNYLGEFEELVMLTCAYLKDEAYGINIVEEIKSKLDRSVRLSAVHMTLYRLEDKKLVESHMGGSTTQRGGRRKRIFRITSAGMEMLKTTQRGRISLWNQVPELKLN from the coding sequence ATGAAAGGTAATTATCTCGGTGAATTTGAAGAATTAGTTATGCTCACCTGTGCCTACCTGAAAGATGAAGCTTATGGCATCAACATTGTCGAAGAAATAAAATCAAAACTGGATCGATCCGTAAGGCTTAGCGCGGTTCATATGACTCTTTATAGACTAGAAGACAAGAAGTTAGTAGAATCACATATGGGCGGATCTACTACTCAAAGAGGTGGTAGAAGAAAGCGAATTTTTAGGATTACCAGTGCTGGCATGGAAATGCTAAAAACCACACAGAGAGGGCGCATCAGTCTATGGAATCAAGTACCTGAACTTAAACTCAATTGA
- a CDS encoding response regulator transcription factor → MMIGKILLVEDDESFGYILKEYLEINDFSVTWERDGVAGLTTFKSDDFDLCILDIMMPLKDGFTLAREIQDHDRSVPFIFLTAKSLKIDKLKGFRIGCDDFVVKPIDEEIFIARVRALIKRTNREHSNGYHDDVYAIGEYLFDSSNQALIHNEQIQRLTGKEAKLLQLLCEKKNQVLDRNKALKVVWGESDFFNRKSMDVFIHKLRKYLEHDPTVKITNVHGKGFVLEA, encoded by the coding sequence ATGATGATAGGCAAAATTCTACTAGTTGAAGATGATGAAAGCTTCGGTTACATTCTAAAAGAATACCTGGAGATCAATGACTTTTCAGTGACCTGGGAGCGGGATGGTGTAGCAGGCTTGACCACTTTTAAGAGCGATGACTTTGACCTATGTATCTTGGACATTATGATGCCATTGAAAGATGGTTTTACACTCGCCAGAGAGATTCAAGACCACGATCGGTCAGTACCTTTTATTTTCCTAACAGCGAAGAGTCTTAAGATCGATAAACTTAAGGGTTTTAGGATAGGCTGTGACGACTTTGTAGTAAAGCCTATTGACGAGGAGATATTTATTGCCAGAGTGAGAGCTTTGATCAAAAGAACGAATCGAGAACATTCGAATGGATATCATGATGATGTGTATGCCATTGGTGAATACCTTTTCGATTCAAGCAATCAAGCCTTGATTCACAATGAGCAAATACAACGGTTGACTGGTAAAGAGGCTAAGCTATTACAGTTGCTCTGTGAGAAAAAGAATCAGGTACTTGATAGAAATAAAGCTTTGAAGGTGGTTTGGGGGGAGAGTGATTTTTTTAATCGAAAAAGTATGGATGTATTTATTCATAAACTGCGAAAGTACCTAGAGCACGATCCAACGGTAAAAATCACCAATGTGCATGGCAAAGGGTTTGTGCTAGAGGCTTGA
- a CDS encoding ABC transporter permease, whose protein sequence is MVKIFFNLLLRNFLKHKLLNSFNILGLSLGLTAAILIIFYADHQLSYDSFHKDAENIYRLEATTNTPDWSSNLGFEHTRELGAGTYPEIRNIVQVNNQGETYISANGKRWAEKSIKKVAPGSQFFQLFDFEILERVKDNVLETPYSVILTQSTAERYFGDTPAIGQVIKQDSISMLVTGVIAEIPSNSHLSFDILYTDPVSFSNNHFHTNSYIQLVDGAKAEQLEAKILAMTGVAFNEFHELSNVKLQPLEDIYFHSQASFGAGGKGDQLQLIVFIVIGSLILLISVSNYVNLSLAIYSNKSMEVGMRKVLGESRVKIIQNFFLEALSTSLLVIPLVVLILQITLPLFNSFMGLEIQNQLAINPTYWFVGVLFLAFLSGLTVVYPTLTLTRIKTADLLKSRNAVHTSGGIKLRNILIFSQFIMLFVLGISAWFMNRQISYLDNKDMGFDARNIVKITNAFDIGDMNAFQLYKTKLLSYPQISGVSFGPMMGDGMNPLAYKPEGEDEIFENLLSYGVDIDYFEVMGMDILDGDFKTVLLSSEAGQVISLVNESFIKKYGWEDEPIGKKIILRPGTENELNRKVSAVFRDFHFFSLKEKITPQIISLTPQPQFVNTNILVKGTTNDSQAIVDIMQKEWNSIKPNLPMQYDFMDDAVKRLYIEEKRTGNISVIFSLLAVLLSVMGLIGFMVYIIGLKSKEIAIRKVLGASLAQIVTFLNRQLFLIILLAAVIGSALSFWLLQSWLRDYAYAIKLSPVTFVIAAMAVYGIVFLITCIQSFKSALLNPTLALKNE, encoded by the coding sequence ATGGTCAAAATATTTTTCAATCTTCTCCTACGAAACTTCCTCAAACACAAACTCCTTAACAGCTTCAATATTTTAGGTCTCTCTTTAGGCCTCACAGCTGCCATCTTGATAATTTTCTATGCTGATCACCAGCTGAGCTATGACAGCTTCCATAAGGATGCCGAGAACATTTACAGACTAGAAGCTACAACCAACACACCTGACTGGTCTTCTAACCTTGGTTTTGAGCATACCCGCGAACTTGGAGCCGGCACATACCCTGAAATTCGAAATATCGTTCAGGTCAACAATCAGGGTGAGACATACATCTCGGCAAATGGAAAACGGTGGGCTGAAAAGAGCATCAAAAAAGTGGCGCCCGGAAGTCAGTTCTTTCAACTGTTCGACTTTGAAATATTGGAGAGGGTGAAAGACAACGTATTGGAAACCCCGTATTCGGTCATATTGACCCAGTCGACTGCTGAAAGATATTTTGGAGATACACCCGCCATCGGTCAAGTAATAAAACAAGATTCTATTTCGATGCTGGTCACCGGTGTAATAGCCGAAATTCCGTCCAACTCTCATCTCAGCTTTGATATACTCTATACTGATCCTGTTTCTTTTTCCAATAACCACTTTCACACCAACAGCTATATACAACTGGTAGATGGCGCCAAAGCCGAACAACTAGAGGCTAAGATTCTTGCTATGACGGGTGTCGCCTTTAACGAATTCCATGAACTGTCCAATGTCAAGCTTCAACCCCTTGAGGATATTTATTTCCATTCACAAGCGAGTTTTGGAGCTGGTGGAAAAGGGGATCAGCTTCAGTTAATCGTATTCATTGTAATAGGATCGCTCATTCTGTTGATATCAGTTTCCAACTACGTCAATTTATCGTTGGCGATATATTCGAATAAATCAATGGAAGTGGGCATGAGAAAAGTACTGGGAGAATCTCGTGTCAAAATCATTCAAAACTTTTTCTTAGAAGCCCTCTCTACTTCTCTTTTGGTAATCCCCCTTGTGGTTTTAATTCTCCAGATCACCCTACCCCTTTTCAATAGCTTCATGGGGTTGGAGATCCAAAATCAACTAGCGATTAATCCCACTTATTGGTTTGTAGGCGTGTTATTTCTGGCATTCCTTAGTGGACTTACAGTAGTTTACCCAACGCTAACACTTACACGCATAAAAACTGCTGACCTTCTTAAAAGCAGAAATGCTGTGCATACTTCAGGGGGAATTAAGCTCAGGAACATTCTGATTTTCTCTCAATTCATCATGCTCTTCGTTCTCGGAATATCTGCATGGTTTATGAATCGTCAGATCAGTTATTTGGATAATAAGGACATGGGCTTTGATGCACGGAATATTGTCAAGATTACAAATGCCTTTGATATAGGCGACATGAACGCCTTCCAGCTTTATAAAACCAAACTCCTTTCCTACCCACAGATTTCTGGAGTTTCATTTGGCCCAATGATGGGTGATGGTATGAATCCTCTAGCCTACAAGCCTGAAGGTGAGGACGAGATATTTGAGAACCTCCTCTCCTATGGTGTTGACATCGACTACTTTGAGGTTATGGGCATGGATATTTTGGATGGTGATTTCAAAACTGTACTTCTTTCATCTGAGGCTGGTCAGGTGATCTCCCTGGTTAATGAAAGCTTCATCAAGAAATACGGTTGGGAAGATGAACCTATTGGGAAGAAAATTATCTTAAGACCCGGTACTGAAAATGAGTTGAATCGTAAAGTCTCGGCAGTATTTAGAGACTTCCATTTCTTCAGCCTAAAAGAAAAAATCACGCCTCAGATCATATCCTTAACACCTCAACCCCAATTTGTTAACACCAACATCCTTGTTAAGGGAACCACGAATGACAGTCAGGCCATCGTAGACATTATGCAGAAAGAATGGAATTCCATCAAACCCAACCTACCGATGCAATATGATTTCATGGATGATGCGGTGAAAAGGCTCTATATAGAAGAAAAAAGAACGGGTAACATCAGTGTTATCTTTTCCCTGCTTGCCGTACTCCTTTCCGTCATGGGCTTGATTGGATTTATGGTTTACATCATTGGTCTCAAGTCAAAAGAAATAGCCATCAGAAAGGTTTTGGGAGCTTCTCTAGCACAAATTGTTACTTTTCTCAATCGACAGCTTTTCTTAATTATCCTACTTGCTGCTGTCATAGGCAGTGCCCTGAGTTTTTGGCTCTTACAAAGTTGGTTAAGAGATTACGCATACGCCATTAAACTAAGTCCTGTGACTTTTGTCATCGCTGCTATGGCAGTATATGGCATTGTCTTTCTTATCACTTGCATACAATCTTTCAAGTCAGCCTTGTTAAACCCCACTTTAGCCTTGAAAAATGAGTAA